A window of Campylobacter ureolyticus contains these coding sequences:
- a CDS encoding LutC/YkgG family protein, with amino-acid sequence MNSKEKILSKIKNLPIKNFTLQREDPVVHIKSYSDDLVEEYIARATENKANVIKTNLSNLEKNINEIIQKENVKNLIYPNGLPINLDEIKINNKFKFDKPIESFKTELFNYDTSIINANSAVSSHGVFCVISSKIQPRLLSLTPKLCIVLLKKENIVKSLSAAFNDIKKQNETIPTNILFISGPSRTSDIELKTVMGVHGSQIVYVLVY; translated from the coding sequence ATGAATAGCAAAGAAAAAATTTTATCAAAAATAAAAAATCTTCCAATTAAAAATTTTACTTTACAAAGAGAAGATCCTGTAGTTCATATAAAATCTTATAGCGATGATTTAGTGGAAGAATATATTGCAAGAGCAACTGAAAATAAAGCGAATGTTATAAAAACTAATTTGTCAAATTTAGAAAAAAATATTAATGAAATCATCCAAAAAGAAAATGTTAAAAATTTGATATATCCAAATGGATTGCCAATAAATTTGGATGAAATTAAAATAAATAATAAATTCAAATTTGATAAGCCTATAGAAAGCTTTAAAACTGAACTTTTTAACTATGATACTTCAATTATAAATGCAAATAGTGCTGTAAGTTCTCATGGAGTGTTTTGCGTAATTTCTAGTAAAATTCAACCAAGACTTCTTAGTCTTACACCAAAACTTTGCATAGTGTTACTAAAAAAAGAAAATATTGTTAAAAGTTTAAGCGCAGCATTTAATGATATAAAAAAACAAAATGAAACTATACCAACAAACATACTTTTTATATCAGGTCCTTCAAGAACCTCAGATATTGAATTAAAAACAGTTATGGGGG